The Malus sylvestris chromosome 12, drMalSylv7.2, whole genome shotgun sequence genome contains a region encoding:
- the LOC126593630 gene encoding uncharacterized protein LOC126593630, whose product MATTAKSSNSPSSPNSRVNLPSSEIYNLSIMSIGSISIENVAGMIPTKLNRQNYITWRNLFIPVLKCFKLLGLVNGDDLCPSEFVLNSSGSRVFNPLYETWYPNDSEGDSSMIDYLNSIKDISDKLTAGGEPISEYDLVAYILSGLPDDYESFVNSIETRNESVTADELHGLLLTKEISLQKCKTRASFSSTAPFHAYAAQSNTSGA is encoded by the exons ATGGCGACTACTGCGAAGTcctccaactctccttcttcaCCTAATTCCCGAGTGAATCTCCCTTCTAGCGAGATCTATAATCTTTCGATCATGTCGATTGGATCGATTTCCATTGAAAATGTTGCTGGAATGATTCCGACGAAGCTCAATCGTCAGAACTACATCACTTGGCGTAATCTCTTCATTCCTGTACTGAAGTGTTTCAAGCTTCTTGGCCTCGTCAATGGTGATGATCTCTGCCCTTCTGAATTTGTTCTCAATTCCTCTGGATCTCGTGTTTTCAATCCTCTCTATGAGACCTGGT ATCCAAACGATTCAGAAGGTGACTCTTCCATGATTGATTATCTTAATTCGATCAAAGATATCTCTGATAAACTTACTGCTGGTGGTGAACCAATTTCTGAATATGATCTCGTTGCATATATTTTATCTGGTCTTCCTGATGACTATGAGTCATTTGTTAACTCTATTGAGACTCGCAATGAGTCTGTGACGGCTGATGAACTTCATGGCCTTCTACTGACCAAAGAGATCTCACTCCAAAAATGCAAAACcagagcttccttctcctccactgCACCATTTCATGCTTATGCGGCACAGTCTAACACCTCTGGTGCTTAG
- the LOC126594332 gene encoding uncharacterized protein LOC126594332 encodes MTSMQRGKRVKRVRVVLPLHPPSLPSPLPPPPPPPPTPSLPPHAPSPEEPTYMNLEIDFDFIAKKMTHGKSCGKCLHNILEANGGKKIPVIFDFKLQVPNDLVVSGFFTTKIGNIVRTHSPVCYDKWMKVSPQEKRTQRDKLLVLFVVDLSHTKIIKYVDKKMVKLYSVFRHRLYKYYLSCGTPAKGQAKLLNDQIWNGKLKSHWDWLCDNVYATTHFLICILSNLF; translated from the exons ATGACTTCTATGCAACGAGGAAAGAGGGTGAAACGGGTTAGGGTTGTCCTACCTCTGCATCCACCATCACTACCTTCTCCAttgccaccaccacctcctccaccgCCAACACCATCTCTTCCACCACATGCTCCTTCACCTGAAGAGCCAACATACATGAACTTAG AGATAGATTTTGACTTCATTGCAAAAAAGATGACACATGGAAAGTCATGTGGGAAATGCCTCCACAATATTTTGGAGGCCAATGGTGGGAAGAAGATACCAGTCATCTTTGATTTCAAACTTCAAGTTCCAAATGATCTGGTTGTATCAGGTTTTTTCACTACTAAGATAGGGAATATTGTTCGGACTCATTCACCAGTTTGCTATGATAAATGGATGAAGGTCTCACCTCAAGAAAAGAGGACACAGCGAGAtaagttgctt GTATTATTTGTGGTGGACCTATCTCATACGAAGATTATTAAATATGTTGATAAGAAGATGGTGAAGTTGTACTCTGTGTTTAGGCACCGGTTGTATAAGTATTACTTGTCATGTGGAACACCTGCAAAAGGACAAGCTAAGCTGCTGAACGATCAAATATGGAATGGGAAACTAAAGAGTCATTGGGACTGGTTATGCGATAATGTTTACGCTACTACCCACTTTTTGATATGTATCCTATCCAATCTTTTCTAA